The stretch of DNA GTCCCTGGGATGATGTTACGATTAACTGAAATTATGACGCGAGCGAAAGTCTCGTTTAGCCGTATCATCCAAAATCAATTGGGGGACGGCAACGCGCGGGTGGTCATCATCACCCATGCCATGAATGATCAGCAGTTAGCGGACATTACGGCAGCCATTGCTGGTCAAACGGACATGCATTTATTAGCCAGCTATAAAGTTTTGAAGAACGAGTAGGTGAGTAGATGTTAAAGATTTCAGTTCCAGCAACGTCCGCTAATTTGGGTCCAGGATTTGACTCAATAGGGCTAGCGTTAGCCATGCCATTGACAGTGACACTGTTAGGACCTAGCCAAGACTGGCAAGTTGAACACCCATTTGGGGCAGCCGTCCCGACGGATGAACGCAATTTGATTGTTAAAACCGCTTTGAGCTTAGCTCCGGATCTGGCACCGCAACGGTTAAAAGTGACTTCAAATATTCCACTAGCTCGTGGTTTAGGCAGTAGTTCGACCGCGATTGTGGCGGGTTTGGCAGTTGCCAATGAATTATCAACCAAACCTATTTCTAAAAATGACTTGTTATTGCGAGCGACCGAATTAGAAGGACATCCTGATAATGTGGCGCCGGCAATACTGGGCGGTTTAGTTGTGGCGACTTATGTTGATCAAAACGTCCAAGCGGTTCAATTGCCAATACCAGAGTTGTTCGCGAGTGTCTATGTCCCTAATGAGGAATTGTTAACGTCGGCTAGTCGCAAGGCGTTACCGGTACAGCTCCCATTTAAACAAGCGATTGCTGGCAGTAGCATTGCGAATACGTTGGTTGCGGCGTTGGCAACCCAAAATTGGTCATTGGCGTTGACATTAGTAGAACAAGATCGGTTCCACGAACAATATCGTGCCAAGCTGGTACCAGCCTTAGCAACGATTCGGGCAACGGCACATGCAATGGGAATCGTCGGAACTTATTTAAGTGGCGCTGGGCCGACGATTGTGACTCTCGGAACGCAGGTAGACTTGAAAAATTTACAAGCAAAATTGAAACAAAACACGTCATTGACTGGACAATATCATCTGCTACCAGTTGATGCTCAAGGGATTAAGGTTGATAAATCTTAATTAAGCCTTGTCAGACTCACGACATTTTGTTAAAATGGTTTTTGTGAGTTATTGATGCGGCCATGGCGGAATTGGCAGACGCGCAAGATTAAGGATCTTGTGAGGGTTAACCTCATGGAAGTTCGAATCTTCTTGGCCGCACTAAACTTTTGAAGCATTACAAACGTTGTTAAACCGGCGTTTGTGGTGCTTCTTTTTTGTCGTCGAGCTTCGAAATGGCTTGCTGATGCGTTTTTTGATGACAAAAAAGTGTGCTAGAGACTGGTATAGAGAGGTTTCAAAGGGGTTGAATTTGCATCGAATTTGGTATTATATGGATTTTAAGCTAAAAACAAGCCGTTTTACCAACGAATGTTA from Lactiplantibacillus brownii encodes:
- the thrB gene encoding homoserine kinase, with product MLKISVPATSANLGPGFDSIGLALAMPLTVTLLGPSQDWQVEHPFGAAVPTDERNLIVKTALSLAPDLAPQRLKVTSNIPLARGLGSSSTAIVAGLAVANELSTKPISKNDLLLRATELEGHPDNVAPAILGGLVVATYVDQNVQAVQLPIPELFASVYVPNEELLTSASRKALPVQLPFKQAIAGSSIANTLVAALATQNWSLALTLVEQDRFHEQYRAKLVPALATIRATAHAMGIVGTYLSGAGPTIVTLGTQVDLKNLQAKLKQNTSLTGQYHLLPVDAQGIKVDKS